A window of Pirellulaceae bacterium contains these coding sequences:
- the aroA gene encoding 3-phosphoshikimate 1-carboxyvinyltransferase, with product MADSIRIPLVDRVVGSIRPPGSKSITNRALVCAALGRGESTLRGALDSDDTRVMIDGLNQLGIRVTNEADRTLLRVKGCNGQIPASSADLFVGNSGTTMRFLTALVTLGNGDFRLDGVTRMRERPIRDLLDALRPLGADLKTELTENCPPVNVKACGLTGGTTSIRGDISSQYLSGLLMAAPYAGNEVLIHIDGELVSRPYVDMTSRVMESFGVSVKNESSALRISAGQRYQGLDYRIEPDASAASYFWAAAAVTGGDVTVEGLTPEAMQGDVAFCQCLAQMGCSIEALENGIRVQGAKLTGIDINMNAISDTVQTLAAVALFANGKTRIRGVEHNRHKETDRIRDLATELRKLGAEVTEFVDGLEIVPRDLHGAEIDTYDDHRMAMSLAIAGLRIPKVVIRDPSCTSKTYPLFFDDLQQLCNN from the coding sequence ATGGCTGACTCGATTCGCATTCCCCTCGTCGACAGGGTCGTTGGCTCGATCCGCCCTCCCGGATCGAAAAGCATCACCAACCGAGCACTCGTCTGCGCGGCACTCGGTAGAGGCGAGTCCACCTTACGCGGTGCACTTGATAGTGATGACACGCGAGTCATGATCGACGGACTGAACCAACTCGGTATTCGAGTTACGAACGAAGCAGATCGGACCTTGCTTCGTGTGAAGGGATGTAACGGTCAAATCCCCGCGTCCTCCGCTGATCTGTTCGTGGGGAACAGCGGCACCACGATGCGTTTTTTGACGGCCCTCGTGACGCTCGGAAACGGCGACTTTCGCCTCGACGGAGTTACCCGAATGCGGGAACGTCCGATTCGAGATCTGTTAGACGCCTTACGCCCGCTGGGCGCTGATCTCAAAACGGAACTCACCGAAAACTGTCCACCCGTCAACGTCAAAGCATGCGGACTCACCGGCGGCACCACCTCGATTCGAGGTGACATTTCGAGTCAGTATTTGAGCGGTTTGCTGATGGCTGCCCCCTACGCAGGTAACGAAGTGCTCATTCACATCGACGGAGAGCTCGTCTCTCGCCCCTACGTCGATATGACCAGCCGTGTGATGGAGTCATTCGGCGTGTCAGTCAAAAACGAATCGTCCGCGTTGAGAATCTCTGCCGGGCAACGGTATCAAGGACTGGACTACCGCATTGAACCCGATGCATCCGCAGCCAGTTATTTTTGGGCTGCGGCAGCAGTAACGGGTGGTGATGTTACCGTGGAAGGTTTGACACCCGAAGCGATGCAAGGTGATGTGGCCTTCTGCCAATGCCTTGCCCAAATGGGCTGCTCGATCGAGGCCTTAGAGAACGGAATTCGTGTGCAAGGAGCAAAGCTGACCGGTATCGATATCAACATGAATGCCATTAGCGATACCGTGCAAACCCTGGCAGCGGTTGCCCTCTTCGCCAACGGGAAAACGCGGATTCGAGGCGTCGAACATAATCGCCACAAGGAAACCGACCGAATCCGAGACCTCGCAACGGAATTACGCAAACTGGGCGCGGAGGTGACCGAATTCGTCGACGGACTTGAAATCGTGCCACGCGATCTCCACGGGGCAGAGATCGACACCTACGACGATCATCGGATGGCAATGAGTCTCGCGATCGCCGGACTGCGGATCCCCAAGGTGGTGATCCGAGACCCCAGCTGTACGAGTAAAACCTACCCGCTCTTCTTCGATGATCTGCAGCAGCTGTGCAACAACTAG
- a CDS encoding PQQ-binding-like beta-propeller repeat protein → MYRQSFFFVAALITVSLTGADWTQFRGSTANSVADADTQLPLKWTDSKNIAWRADLPGRGPSSPIVVDGRVIVTCSSGQKQDRLHVVSFDATSGEKQWERQFWATGRTRSHPSSANAAPTPASDGKHIFAFFSSNDLVCLDLEGNLKWYRGLAYDFPKAGNDVGMASSPAVAGETVVVQIENQGDSFVSGINTATGETRWRIARPNRANWSSPVTMTDAEGNPLVLLKSDDGLDAHHLETGEKMWSFTGSAGGIPSIVTDGSLIYLPADGMTVLQATGGKNEPTVVWTSPRLRPGPASPIIHGDRIFAVNRSGVVTCANLKDGEVQWQLRLKGSFWATPILANGYLYCINDVGSAQVVSLGDKGELVATSEFDDTIQGSPAVADNAMYVRSDKFLWKVSDQ, encoded by the coding sequence ATGTATCGCCAATCATTCTTTTTCGTCGCAGCCCTGATCACCGTCAGCCTTACCGGCGCGGACTGGACTCAATTTCGCGGATCAACCGCCAACAGCGTTGCTGATGCCGACACTCAGCTACCCTTAAAATGGACTGATTCCAAAAACATTGCCTGGCGGGCCGACCTACCCGGCCGCGGACCCTCGAGTCCGATCGTGGTCGACGGTCGGGTGATCGTGACCTGCTCGAGCGGTCAAAAGCAAGATCGACTTCATGTCGTCAGTTTTGACGCCACCAGTGGTGAGAAACAGTGGGAACGGCAATTCTGGGCCACCGGACGAACCCGTTCACATCCAAGCAGTGCCAATGCTGCACCTACTCCGGCCAGTGATGGCAAACACATTTTCGCCTTTTTCTCCTCAAACGATTTGGTCTGCCTGGATCTGGAAGGCAATTTAAAATGGTACCGCGGTCTTGCTTATGATTTCCCGAAAGCAGGAAACGACGTGGGCATGGCATCGTCGCCTGCAGTTGCCGGAGAGACGGTGGTGGTGCAAATTGAAAACCAAGGCGATTCCTTCGTCTCCGGAATTAACACGGCAACAGGCGAAACTCGCTGGCGCATCGCACGTCCCAATCGAGCCAACTGGTCATCCCCGGTGACCATGACCGATGCTGAAGGCAACCCACTCGTTCTGCTGAAATCGGACGACGGCCTCGACGCTCATCACCTCGAGACAGGTGAAAAGATGTGGAGCTTCACGGGTAGTGCAGGAGGGATCCCGTCGATTGTGACCGATGGTTCCCTCATCTACTTGCCCGCTGATGGCATGACGGTGCTCCAAGCGACCGGGGGAAAGAACGAACCCACGGTCGTCTGGACTTCGCCTCGCCTGCGTCCGGGTCCGGCGAGTCCCATTATTCACGGCGATCGAATATTTGCTGTGAATCGGTCGGGTGTTGTGACCTGTGCCAACCTTAAAGATGGAGAGGTTCAATGGCAATTAAGACTCAAGGGTAGCTTTTGGGCGACGCCGATCTTAGCCAACGGCTATCTTTACTGCATCAACGATGTCGGTTCCGCTCAGGTCGTTAGCCTGGGAGATAAAGGCGAACTTGTCGCAACGTCGGAATTCGACGACACGATCCAGGGTTCACCCGCCGTCGCGGATAATGCCATGTACGTTCGTAGCGACAAATTCCTCTGGAAAGTTTCCGACCAGTAA